Genomic segment of Agrobacterium larrymoorei:
GTCATGTCCACGCCTTCGATCAGGCCCTTGACGTTGGCTTCAGCGGTGGCCTTGACCTCTTCCGGGATGGTTTCCAGCGCGCGGCGAAGGTTGTCGGATACGGCCAGCATGTCGCGGGCGAAGCCTGCAACGGAATAGGCCTTGGCATCCTTCACATCACGCTCCGTGCGGCGGCGAAGATTGTCCATTTCGGCAGCGAGGCGCAGAAACTTGTCGCGAAGATCGGCATTTTCCGCCTTCAGCACATCCACAGGATCGGGTTCTGCCTGCTCAGGCACCGCATTTTCCGCCGTCGCAGCTTCGACTGCCTCATCGGCAACGCCCGCGTCAGGTCCGGTTTTGTTGGTGTCATCAGTCATGACTGTCTCCAGATTACATGTATTATTGCTTGGCAATTAGGGTTGCGCCCGATATCGAGCTTTGCCGAGCAAAAATCAAGGCTTGCAGGCAAAAGCAGCGATTTTTCGGTTGCAGGCGAAGACTTATCGGCGCTGGCCGGAGAGCCGCGCCATGATCTGCGCAGTATAATCCACCATGGGAACGATGCGCGAATAGTTGAGCCGCGTCGGCCCGATGACGCCGACGGCGCCGACGACGCGATTCTCATCGTCCTTATATGGCGCCACGATCAGCGATGAACCGGACAGGGAAAACAGCTTGTTTTCCGAACCGATGAAGATTCTGACTCCAGAGCCCGTTTCGGCCAGATTGAGAATTTCGATCAGGTTTTCCTTGCGCTCCAGATCGTCGAAGAGCAGCCGAACGCGGTCTATATCCTCTTCGCCAGCAAGCCCTTCGAGCAGGTTGGAACGGCCCCGCACGATCAGGCGGCCGAGCTTGCCTTCTTCATTATCACCGGACCAGACCGCCAGACCCCGCTCCACCAGATCCTGTGCCAGCGTGCTGAGCGCCGTGTGCAATTCATTCTTCTGCCGCGAAATCTGGTTGCGCAGTTCCGGTAGCGTCTGACCCGCCAGATGCGCATTGATGAAATTCGCTGCTTCCGTCAACTGCGACGAGGTGATGCCCGCAGGCAATTCAATGATGCGGTTTTCGACCTGATTGTGGTCCCCCACCAGAATGGCGAGCCCTTTTGTGGGCTCCAGACGAATGAATTCCACATGCTTTAAAACCGCGTCGTTCTTGGCTGTCAGCACCAGCCCTGCCCCGCGCGACATGCCCGAAAGCATGCTGCTTGCCTCGTTCAGCAGGCCTTCCAGAGATTGTTCGCGGCCCGATATGGGTCCGATATGCCGGTCGATATTGGCGCGTTCGGATTCCGGTAGCTCGCCCACCTGCATGAAGGCATCCACGAAGAAACGCAGGCCCGTCTGCGTCGGCAGGCGCCCGGCGCTGACATGTGGCGAATAGATGAGCCCCAGCTCTTCCAGATCGCTCATCACGTTGCGCACGGAGGCGGGAGAGAGGGACATGGGCAGCAGGCGTGAAAGGCTGCGCGAACCGAGCGGCTCGCCCGTTTCCAGATACCCTTCCACGATGCGCCGGAATATCTCGCGCGAGCGATCATCCAGTAATGCGCCTGGCTCTCTGCCAATGGGGGGAGTGATGCCCATGCCGCCCGTTCTTCCTGAAGCTGTTTTTACTTTGTCGAATATAGACATTCGCCCGACCAAGTAAAAACGGAAATTCGCCTTGGCATCGGCTCGTTCCGCTTTTCCTTTGCAAAACCATCATCGGGACCTTAGAAGGCAGGAACAAACACGGAGACGAACGAGATGCGGCCTTCAGGCAGAAAAACCGACCAGATGCGCAAGGTTTCCTTCGAGCGCAATTTTTCCAAACATGCCGAAGGCTCCTGTCTGGTGAAGTTCGGCGATACGCATGTGCTGGTTACCGCAAGCCTTGAAGACAAGACGCCGCCATGGCTGCGCAATAGCGGCAAGGGCTGGATCACCGCCGAATACGGCATGCTGCCGCGCTCCACCCATGAGCGGATGAAGCGCGAGGCATCGTCCGGCAAGCAGGGCGGCAGAACGCAGGAAATCCAGCGTCTCATCGGACGGTCGCTGCGCGCTGTGGTCGACCTTCAGGCGCTCGGCGAGCGCCAGATCAGCATTGACTGCGATGTCATCCAGGCGGATGGCGGCACCCGCACCGCTTCCATCACCGGCGCGTGGATTGCCCTTCACGACTGCCTGAAGTGGATGGAAAGCCGCAACATGCTGAAGGTGGAGAAGGTTCTGAAAGACCATACCGCCGCCATCTCCTGCGGCATCTTCGCCAACCAGCCGGTGATCGATCTCGATTATCTGGAAGATTCTTCCGCCGAGACGGATGCGAATTTCGTCATGACCGGCTCCGGCGGTATCGTTGAAATTCAGGGGACTGCCGAAGGCAAGCCCTTCTCGGAAGAAGAATTCCTGACGCTGCTCGGCCTTGCCAAGGCGGGCTGCTCGGAACTTGTCGAGATGCAGAAGCAGGCGATTGCCTGAGGATAAAACCATGCGCAAGCTCGATACCAGAACCATCGTCGTGGCCAGCCACAACAAGGGCAAGATCGCCGAGATTGCCGATCTGATCGGCCCTTTCGGCTTCTCCGCCAAATCTGCTGCGGAGTTGAACTTCGAAGAGCCGGATGAAACCGGCACGACCTTCGAGGAAAATGCGGCGATCAAGGCGCTGGCTTCGGCCAAGGCGTCCGGCCTGCCTGCGCTTTCCGACGACAGCGGTCTGGTTATCGATGCGCTGGACGGCGCACCCGGCGTCTACACCGCCAATTGGGCGGAGACGGCAGATGGCACCCGTGATTTCGACATGGCGATGAGGAAGGTCGAAGATGCGCTTCAGGAGCGCGGCGCGACCGATCCGAAAGATCGCACCTGCCGTTTCGTCAGTGTCCTCTGCCTCGCATGGCCGGATGGTCATACGGAATTCTTCCGTGGCGAGATCGAAGGCACAGTGGCATGGCCGCCGCGTGGGGCCAGCGGCTTCGGTTACGATCCCGTGTTCCAGCCGGAAGGCTATGAGACGACCTTCGGTGAGATGACGGCGCAGGAAAAGCATGGCTGGAAGCCGGGCGATGCGGACGCGCTTTCGCACCGCGCACGCGCTTTCAAGACATTTGTCGAAACCTGCCTGGAAGCATGAGTATCATGATGACCGGGAGCGGCCTACCTTCTGCGCCCGGCGCACACTCGTCTGCACATTCAGGCCTGTTGCCGGATACGGGCGATCCGGGTTTTGGCATTTATGTGCATTGGCCCTTTTGCGCGGCCAAATGCCCCTATTGCGATTTCAACAGCCACGTCCGCCATCAACCGGTGGATCAGGAACGTTTCGTCGCGGCCTTTCTGCGCGAGATGGAAACGATGCGGTCTTTAAGCGGCGCGAAAGTCGTGACCAGCATCTTCATGGGTGGCGGCACGCCATCCTTGATGGACCCGAAAACCGTGGGCGCTATTCTGGACGGCATTTCCCGTTTCTGGCGCGTGCCGGATGGTATCGAGATCACCATGGAGGCGAACCCCTCCAGCGTCGAGGCGGAACGCTTCCGCGGCTACAGGGCAGCCGGTGTCAATCGCGTTTCCATGGGCGTACAGGCGCTGAACGACCGCGACCTGAAATTCCTGGGCCGCCTTCATGATGTTGCCGATGCATTGAAGGCCATCAGACTGGCGCGCGAAATCTTCCCGCGCATGTCCTTCGATCTGATTTATGCGCGCCCGAACCAGACGGTCGAGGAGTGGGAAAAAGAGCTTGAAGAAGCTATTTCCTATGCTGTCGATCATCTGTCCCTCTATCAGCTGACCATCGAGGAAGGCACGGCTTTCTTTGGGCTTCACAAGGCGGGCAAGCTGATCGTGCCCGATGGCGAACAATCCGCCGTGCTCTATGAAGCCACGCAGGAAATCACCGCGCGCCATGGCATGCCCGCATATGAAGTTTCCAACCATGCCCGCCCGGGTGCCGAGAGCCGCCATAACCTGACCTACTGGCGTTATGGTGACTATGCTGGCATCGGCCCCGGCGCTCATGGCCGCCTGACCAAGGGCGGCGCGAAGCTCGCGACCGCGACCGAGCGCCATCCCGAAACATGGCTACAGGCCGTTGAGCGAGACGGGCATGGCATGGTGGATCAGGAACTGCTGGGGCTCGACGAACAGGCAGACGAGTTGCTGTTGATGGGCCTGCGGCTTCGCGAAGGCGTGGACCTCGCCCGCTGGAGCGATTTCTCCGGCCGTGATCTCGATCCGGATCGGGAAGCCTTTTTACTGGAACACGGCTTTGTCGAGCGCCTGGGAAATTCCCGCCTGCGCTGCACGCCATCAGGCATGCTGATCCTCGACTCGGTGGTCGCCGATCTCGCATAGTCGGCGACGTCGGATCGGTCCGTTTTCGGAAACAAGACGATGAACGATATTCGCATTGCGCCGCTGGCACTTCACCCTGAGCATGTCAGCACAATTGTTGCCATGCTGCATGCGGAATGGGGTTCTCTAACAAACTGGAGCGATCCAGCCCGGCTGAAAGATGTGATCGAAAGCCGTTTGCACACGGACACTGCACCGCTCGCACTCGTTGCCGTTGAAGGCGACAAATTGCTGGGCACCGCCAGCATCAAGCGTCATGAACTGCCTCACCACCCCGATAAGGAATTCTGGATCGGCGACGTGATCGTCGCTTCCGACCAGCGCGGGCGCGGCATCGGCAGGTTGCTGGTGACGGCTATTATCGATCAAGCCTCGAAGATCGGCATTACCGAGCTTCACCTCTACACGCCGGATCAGGAAGGCTATTACGAGAACCTCGGATGGCAGACGGTTGGGCGCGATCCCGCAAATGGCGAGGATAACGTCATCATGCGTTACGTCCTTGATCGGAACGTCAACTAATTCTCACGGCTATATAGACAAGCGTGATCGCGATCACCCAGAGCGCCAGACGGCCCCAGCGGGTGTGGCGCGCTTCGGATTTGCCGATGGCTTCCGCCGTGCGTTCATCGAAGCGCAGGCCGTTTTCGCTCATATACATCAGTTCCGAATGCAGCTTTTCCGTTTTCGCAGCGATTTCCGGGGCGGCTTCGGCGAGCTTGATGGCGGCCTTCACGCCGTCCTTCAGGTCGGTGACGATGCGCTTGGGTCCAAGATTATCGCGAATCCAGCCGCTGACGACAGGGTCTGCCGCTTTCCACATGTTGAAGCGCGGGTTGAGAATGCGTGACACGCCTTCCACCACGACCATGGTCTTTTGCAGCATCACCAGTTCAGGCCGCGTTTCCATGTCGAACAGCTCGGTCACTTCGAAAAGAAGCGTGAGCAGCTTGCCCATGGAAATAGTTTCCGCAGGCTGACCGTGGATCGGCTCGCCGATGGCGCGGATCGCCTGGGCAAAGCTTGCCATATCGTGATGGGACGGTACGTAACCGGCCTCGAAGTGCACTTCCGCCACGCGCATGTAATCGCGGGTGATAAAGCCATAGAGGATTTCCGCTAGGAACCGGCGTTCCTTTTTGCCGAGACGACCGGCGATGCCCATATCGACCGCCACGATCATGCCCTTCGGATCAACGAAAAGGTTACCCGGATGCATGTCCGCATGGAAGAAACCGTCGCGCAGCGTATGGCGCAGGAAGGACTGGATCAGCGTATCGGCAAGCGTATTCAGATCGTGCCCGGCAGCTTTGAGCGCCTCCGTATCCGACATCTTGATGCCGTCGATCCATTCCATGGTAACGACATCGCGGCCCGTGCGTTCCCAATCCACTTCCGGCACGCGAAAGCCCGGATCGTCCTTGGTATTTTCGGCCAGTTCGGAGAGGGCCGCGGCCTCGAGGCGCAGGTCCATCTCGATCTTGGTCGTCTGCTCCAGCGTCTTGGTAACCTCGACAGGTCTCAGACGGCGCGCAGAGCGGACGAAACGCTGCTGGAGATCGGCGACCAGATACATGGCTTCCAGATCATCCTGAAAGCGCTGACGCACTCCGGGACGGATAACCTTGACGGCCATCTTTTTCGGGCCGGATGGTGTTTCCACGACAGCCGGGTGGACCTGTGCTATCGAAGCCGCAGCAATGGGATCACCGAACTCGCGGTACAGTTCCGTAACCGGGCGTCCGAGCGAGCCTTCGATATTGGCCTTGGCCGCTGCCGGGGAGAAGAAATCCATGCGGTCCTGAAGGCCCGCCAAGTCATCGGCAAATTCGGCGCCCACCACATCCGGGCGGGTGGCGAGAAACTGGCCCATCTTCACGTAGGATGGCCCGAGACGTCCGACCGCCTTGGAAAGACGGTCGCTTCTGCCCGTACTCAGCGCCTTGTTGCGGGCCAAAGGCTTCAGCAGGGCCTTGACGAATTTAGCGGAGGCCGGAAGACCCTCGGCGGGCAGCGCCAGAACCACGCCCTCGCGAACGAGAACCCAGCCAACCTTCGCAAGCCGGAAATATGCGCCAAGAGTGCTCATGCGGATGCCCTGCTATTCGCCGAAAATGCCATCGATTTACAGCTTCCAGCCGGAATGCAGGGCAGCGATGCCGCCGGTATAATTGGTGTAGGATACACGCGAGAAACCCGCCGTGCGGATCATGGCGGCAAAATCATCCTGGCCGGGGAATTTGCGGATCGATTCCACCAGATACTGATAGGGCTCGGCATCACCCGTAATCATCTTGCCGAACTGCGGAATGGCATTGAAGGACCAGGCGTCATAGACTTTGTCCAGAAGCGGCATTTCCACCTCGGAAAATTCCAGCACCAGAAGACGACCGCCACGTTTCAGCACGCGGTAAGCTTCCGAAAGCGCAACATCGATGCGCGGCACGTTACGGATGCCGAAAGCGACCGTATAGGCATCGAAGCTGTTCGCTTCGAAAGGCAGTTCCTCGGCATTGGCCTCCACGAAGGTCAGATTTTCCGTCAGCTGCTTCTTGGCAGCGCGCTCTTCGCCCACCGAAAGCATGGAGCCGTTGATATCCAGCACCGTCGCATGGGCCAGCCGGTTGGATGCTTCCACGATGCGAAACGCGATATCGCCTGTGCCGCCCGCTACATCCAGCACCTTGTAAGATGGATCCTTGCGCGGAGAGAGCGCCGAGATCATCGCATCCTTCCACAGACGGTGCATACCGGCCGACATGACGTCGTTCATGATGTCGTACCGCTTGGCGACCTTGTGGAAGACCTCATTGACCATGCCCTGCTTCTGGCCCTCATTGACCTGGCGGAAGCCATAGGAGGTTTCCATGCCGCCATCGGCTGTGGTGCGGGCATCGGTCATGATCGGTCTCCATTCTTAAATTGCGCTGCGGACCATAGCGGAAACGGCTCTGCAACGCTATCTGTTGCAGCGGATATAGCCTGCGACATGTATGTGCGCCGTCTATAGACCACAAGGTCGTTGCAATAAACAGATGCCGAGAGAACTCCATGCCAGAATTGCCCGAAGTGGAAACCGTTCGACGCGGGCTTGCGCCCACGATGGAAGGCGCGCGCATCGAAAAGCTGGAACTTGCCCGTCCGGACCTGCGCTTCCCTTTTCCCGAGGGTTTCTCAGAGATGGTCGAGGGCCACGAGATCGTTTCACTTGGACGACGGGCGAAATATCTGCTGATCGAGCTCGATAACGGCCTGACCATCGTCTCCCACCTCGGCATGTCCGGTTCGTTTCGTATAGAAAGCGCCATGGCGGCGGCTGAGACACCCGGCGAGTTTCATCACCCGCGTTCCAAGGATGGAAAGCATGACCATGTCATCTTCCATCTATCGCGCGGGGGCATTCACAGCCGCATCATCTATAATGACCCGCGCCGCTTCGGCTTCATGCATCTCGTGCGCCGCGCGGATATCGATCTCTATCCAGCCTTCGCCGAACTCGGCCCGGAGCCGACCGGCAATACGCTGAGCGCGGATTATCTGGCGGGCCGCTTCGATGGCAAGAGCCAGCCCCTGAAGAGTACCCTTCTCGACCAGAAGGTGATTGCAGGGCTTGGCAATATCTACGTCTGCGAAGCGCTCTGGCGCTCGCATCTCTCGCCGCTGAGGGCCGCGGGAACGCTGGTGACCAAAACCGGAAGGCCCAAGGCAGCGCTGACCGAGCTGACACAGAAGATTCGCGATGTGATTGCCGACGCCATTGCAGCAGGTGGCTCATCGCTGCGCGATCACATCCAGACAGACGGATCGCTTGGTTATTTCCAGCACTCATTTTCCGTCTATGATCGGGAAGGCCATGCTTGCCCTTCGCCCGACTGCGGCGGTACGGTCGAGCGCATCACGCAGAGCGGGCGCTCCACCTTCTATTGTGCGGCCTGCCAGAAATAGGGAGAGGACCAGTCCATGGATTACGAGACGCTCATAGTCGAAAAGCGCGATGCGGTCGGCGTCATCACGCTGAACCGCCCGAAGGCGCTCAACGCGCTGAACTCCACGCTGCTGAAAGAGCTGCGCCATATTCTCGCATCCTTCGCGGCAGACGATTCCATCGGGGCCATCGTCATTACTGGCTCGGAGAAAGCCTTTGCCGCAGGCGCCGATATAAAGGAAATGAGCACGCTCGATTTCGTCGATGCCTATCTCGGCGACTTCCTAGGGGGATGGGACGACGTTGCCGCCAGTCGCAAGCCGGTGATTGCCGCCGTTTCCGGCTTTGCCCTTGGCGGGGGCTGCGAGCTTGCCATGATGTGCGACTTCATCATCGCCTCGGATACGGCAAAGTTCGGCCAGCCCGAAATCACCCTCGGCGTCATTCCCGGCATGGGCGGCTCGCAGAGACTGACCCGCGCCGTCGGCAAGGCAAAGGCGATGGACCTGATATTGACCGGGCGCAAGATGGATGCGGCGGAGGCAGAGCGTGCGGGGCTCGTCTCGCGCATCGTGCCTGTCGAGCGGCTGATGGACGAGGCTATAGAGGCGGCTGACGTCATTGCCTCCCTCTCGCGCGCATCGGTGCTGATGGCGAAGGAAAGTGTCAACCGATCCTTCGAGGTATCGCTTGCCGAGGGCCTCAGGTTCGAACGGCGCCAGTTCCAGTCGCTTTTTGCGACCGAGGATCAGAAGGAAGGCATGGCGGCATTTATAGAGAAGAGAAAGCCCGTGTTCCAAAACCGCTAAGGATTCGGAATCTCGGTGTTTTTACCGAATACGCGTTGACGGGCAGCGGCTTTAGGGTTATATGCCCGCCCACGGTTAGGGAAAGTCATCCGGCTCGTCCCAATTACTCCCGCATTCTTTGGAACCTGAGGTCTTCGAACGACCCGATCCTGTGGTTGCGGATTTTGGTTTGAATTCGAAGAGAGGCATACATGGCCAATACAACTTCGGCGAAAAAGGCGACTCGCAAGATCGCTCGCCGTACCGCAGTCAACAAGGCTCGCCGTTCGCGCGTCCGCGGTTTCATTCGCAAGGTCGAAGAGGCCATCGCATCCGGTGATCTCGCAGTAGCGACCGAAGCCCTCAAGGCAGCTCAGCCTGAGATCCAGCGCGCAGCCACCAAGGGTGTGATGCACGGCAACACGGCAGACCGTAAGGTTTCCCGTCTGGCACAGCGCGTTAGAGCGCTTTCGGCCTAATCCGGCTAATACAATTTCGTGATTAAAAAGCCTGGTCTAACGACCGGGCTTTTTGTCGTTCTAACGCCTTGTTAAGAATTCGTCACGTAGCATGACATTTGTGCTTCATAAGCATGACGGAAAAACACATTTAAAATCAATAGCTTGCAGGAGGTCTTTCAAAGACTGCCTGCCTTCCGCCACGGAAGGGTGGCCTGGTTTCGAGTCAAGCGATTTTTTATTTTTTCGCCAAAAACGGCCTCGAAAATACCGTGAAATTGAATCTCATTGATTCATAAGAGATTCTCCAAACGGGCTAGGCTGCGATGCAAAACGCCCCTGACGAGTCAATGGCCGATCTTCTGATTTGCAGAAAAAACGCCATTGATCTCCGCATTCGATCCTGCCTAAATGCATCTCGACAAGGGGCGCGGATTTCTATCCACAAGCTATCTCGATGCTAAGTTCGAAGGCGTAAGCTCCTTGCGGACGGGTTCTTCTCGATCCCGTTTTTTCAGGTAACTGGGCGTGTTTGGCTGCAACCTTGCCGGTTGTGGAAGCGTGATCCTGTCGCCTGAGAAACGCAAGTGTTTAGGTTGTGGCGTGAGAGTATATGTTGAAGTGTAGCATGCCTCTTTATGATGAAGAGGTCAGTGGGATTACCG
This window contains:
- the hemW gene encoding radical SAM family heme chaperone HemW, with translation MTGSGLPSAPGAHSSAHSGLLPDTGDPGFGIYVHWPFCAAKCPYCDFNSHVRHQPVDQERFVAAFLREMETMRSLSGAKVVTSIFMGGGTPSLMDPKTVGAILDGISRFWRVPDGIEITMEANPSSVEAERFRGYRAAGVNRVSMGVQALNDRDLKFLGRLHDVADALKAIRLAREIFPRMSFDLIYARPNQTVEEWEKELEEAISYAVDHLSLYQLTIEEGTAFFGLHKAGKLIVPDGEQSAVLYEATQEITARHGMPAYEVSNHARPGAESRHNLTYWRYGDYAGIGPGAHGRLTKGGAKLATATERHPETWLQAVERDGHGMVDQELLGLDEQADELLLMGLRLREGVDLARWSDFSGRDLDPDREAFLLEHGFVERLGNSRLRCTPSGMLILDSVVADLA
- the rdgB gene encoding RdgB/HAM1 family non-canonical purine NTP pyrophosphatase, with product MRKLDTRTIVVASHNKGKIAEIADLIGPFGFSAKSAAELNFEEPDETGTTFEENAAIKALASAKASGLPALSDDSGLVIDALDGAPGVYTANWAETADGTRDFDMAMRKVEDALQERGATDPKDRTCRFVSVLCLAWPDGHTEFFRGEIEGTVAWPPRGASGFGYDPVFQPEGYETTFGEMTAQEKHGWKPGDADALSHRARAFKTFVETCLEA
- the ubiB gene encoding 2-polyprenylphenol 6-hydroxylase, whose amino-acid sequence is MSTLGAYFRLAKVGWVLVREGVVLALPAEGLPASAKFVKALLKPLARNKALSTGRSDRLSKAVGRLGPSYVKMGQFLATRPDVVGAEFADDLAGLQDRMDFFSPAAAKANIEGSLGRPVTELYREFGDPIAAASIAQVHPAVVETPSGPKKMAVKVIRPGVRQRFQDDLEAMYLVADLQQRFVRSARRLRPVEVTKTLEQTTKIEMDLRLEAAALSELAENTKDDPGFRVPEVDWERTGRDVVTMEWIDGIKMSDTEALKAAGHDLNTLADTLIQSFLRHTLRDGFFHADMHPGNLFVDPKGMIVAVDMGIAGRLGKKERRFLAEILYGFITRDYMRVAEVHFEAGYVPSHHDMASFAQAIRAIGEPIHGQPAETISMGKLLTLLFEVTELFDMETRPELVMLQKTMVVVEGVSRILNPRFNMWKAADPVVSGWIRDNLGPKRIVTDLKDGVKAAIKLAEAAPEIAAKTEKLHSELMYMSENGLRFDERTAEAIGKSEARHTRWGRLALWVIAITLVYIAVRIS
- the ubiE gene encoding bifunctional demethylmenaquinone methyltransferase/2-methoxy-6-polyprenyl-1,4-benzoquinol methylase UbiE; this translates as MTDARTTADGGMETSYGFRQVNEGQKQGMVNEVFHKVAKRYDIMNDVMSAGMHRLWKDAMISALSPRKDPSYKVLDVAGGTGDIAFRIVEASNRLAHATVLDINGSMLSVGEERAAKKQLTENLTFVEANAEELPFEANSFDAYTVAFGIRNVPRIDVALSEAYRVLKRGGRLLVLEFSEVEMPLLDKVYDAWSFNAIPQFGKMITGDAEPYQYLVESIRKFPGQDDFAAMIRTAGFSRVSYTNYTGGIAALHSGWKL
- the rph gene encoding ribonuclease PH, whose product is MRPSGRKTDQMRKVSFERNFSKHAEGSCLVKFGDTHVLVTASLEDKTPPWLRNSGKGWITAEYGMLPRSTHERMKREASSGKQGGRTQEIQRLIGRSLRAVVDLQALGERQISIDCDVIQADGGTRTASITGAWIALHDCLKWMESRNMLKVEKVLKDHTAAISCGIFANQPVIDLDYLEDSSAETDANFVMTGSGGIVEIQGTAEGKPFSEEEFLTLLGLAKAGCSELVEMQKQAIA
- a CDS encoding GNAT family N-acetyltransferase → MNDIRIAPLALHPEHVSTIVAMLHAEWGSLTNWSDPARLKDVIESRLHTDTAPLALVAVEGDKLLGTASIKRHELPHHPDKEFWIGDVIVASDQRGRGIGRLLVTAIIDQASKIGITELHLYTPDQEGYYENLGWQTVGRDPANGEDNVIMRYVLDRNVN
- the rpsT gene encoding 30S ribosomal protein S20, coding for MANTTSAKKATRKIARRTAVNKARRSRVRGFIRKVEEAIASGDLAVATEALKAAQPEIQRAATKGVMHGNTADRKVSRLAQRVRALSA
- the hrcA gene encoding heat-inducible transcriptional repressor HrcA, whose product is MGITPPIGREPGALLDDRSREIFRRIVEGYLETGEPLGSRSLSRLLPMSLSPASVRNVMSDLEELGLIYSPHVSAGRLPTQTGLRFFVDAFMQVGELPESERANIDRHIGPISGREQSLEGLLNEASSMLSGMSRGAGLVLTAKNDAVLKHVEFIRLEPTKGLAILVGDHNQVENRIIELPAGITSSQLTEAANFINAHLAGQTLPELRNQISRQKNELHTALSTLAQDLVERGLAVWSGDNEEGKLGRLIVRGRSNLLEGLAGEEDIDRVRLLFDDLERKENLIEILNLAETGSGVRIFIGSENKLFSLSGSSLIVAPYKDDENRVVGAVGVIGPTRLNYSRIVPMVDYTAQIMARLSGQRR
- the grpE gene encoding nucleotide exchange factor GrpE, with product MTDDTNKTGPDAGVADEAVEAATAENAVPEQAEPDPVDVLKAENADLRDKFLRLAAEMDNLRRRTERDVKDAKAYSVAGFARDMLAVSDNLRRALETIPEEVKATAEANVKGLIEGVDMTERSMLSALERHGVRKIDAEGQKFDPNFHQAMFEIPNTAVPNNTVVQVVQAGFTIGDRVLRPAMVGVAKGGPKAEAPAGAEPGTSSLNEKDA
- a CDS encoding enoyl-CoA hydratase: MDYETLIVEKRDAVGVITLNRPKALNALNSTLLKELRHILASFAADDSIGAIVITGSEKAFAAGADIKEMSTLDFVDAYLGDFLGGWDDVAASRKPVIAAVSGFALGGGCELAMMCDFIIASDTAKFGQPEITLGVIPGMGGSQRLTRAVGKAKAMDLILTGRKMDAAEAERAGLVSRIVPVERLMDEAIEAADVIASLSRASVLMAKESVNRSFEVSLAEGLRFERRQFQSLFATEDQKEGMAAFIEKRKPVFQNR
- the mutM gene encoding bifunctional DNA-formamidopyrimidine glycosylase/DNA-(apurinic or apyrimidinic site) lyase, with translation MPELPEVETVRRGLAPTMEGARIEKLELARPDLRFPFPEGFSEMVEGHEIVSLGRRAKYLLIELDNGLTIVSHLGMSGSFRIESAMAAAETPGEFHHPRSKDGKHDHVIFHLSRGGIHSRIIYNDPRRFGFMHLVRRADIDLYPAFAELGPEPTGNTLSADYLAGRFDGKSQPLKSTLLDQKVIAGLGNIYVCEALWRSHLSPLRAAGTLVTKTGRPKAALTELTQKIRDVIADAIAAGGSSLRDHIQTDGSLGYFQHSFSVYDREGHACPSPDCGGTVERITQSGRSTFYCAACQK